One genomic window of Luteitalea pratensis includes the following:
- a CDS encoding DUF47 domain-containing protein, giving the protein MARFSLIPKDGRFFDDFIQLAQEIRKAAVVLVDMLAGDVPRWAAADELKALEHECDQIAHDALHRLNKTFVTPLDREDIHTLILYLDNVMDMMDAAGGCIRLYRVQNLRYGARELADVILRSAEQILLATQKLEQRRGVDEHVVEINRLENEADQIHREAIGRLFSEEQNAIEVIKWKEILDLLERATDECEDVANEIEGVVVKYT; this is encoded by the coding sequence GTGGCTCGATTCAGCCTGATCCCGAAAGATGGTCGTTTCTTCGACGACTTCATCCAACTCGCGCAGGAGATCCGCAAGGCGGCGGTCGTCCTCGTCGACATGCTCGCGGGCGACGTGCCCCGCTGGGCCGCGGCCGACGAACTCAAGGCGCTCGAACACGAGTGCGACCAGATCGCGCACGACGCCCTCCATCGGCTGAACAAGACGTTCGTCACGCCGCTGGATCGCGAAGACATCCACACGCTCATCCTGTATCTCGACAACGTGATGGACATGATGGACGCGGCCGGTGGCTGCATCCGTCTGTACCGGGTGCAGAACCTGCGCTACGGCGCCCGCGAACTCGCCGACGTCATCCTCCGGTCTGCCGAGCAGATCCTGCTGGCCACTCAGAAGCTGGAGCAACGGCGCGGCGTCGACGAGCACGTCGTCGAAATCAACCGCCTCGAGAACGAGGCCGACCAGATTCATCGTGAGGCGATCGGCCGGCTCTTCTCGGAAGAGCAGAACGCCATCGAGGTCATCAAGTGGAAGGAAATCCTCGACCTGCTCGAGCGCGCCACGGACGAATGCGAGGACGTGGCCAACGAGATCGAGGGCGTGGTCGTCAAGTACACCTAG
- a CDS encoding inorganic phosphate transporter, translated as MDSALLVVTALVILALAFDYINGFHDAANSIATVVSTRVLTPGQAVIWAAFFNFVAAFTFGTAVAKTVGSGMVDLKVVTFAVIGAGLTGAIVWNLITWYFGLPTSSSHALFGGYGGAAVAKAGLPAILWSGWTKTLVFIVVAPLVGMFVGLATMTATFWIFRRTSPARVDQLFRKLQLLSAALFSLMHGANDAQKTMGIITGVLFTAGYISTFDVPIWVVLAAHLAIGLGTLSGGWRIVRTMGTKITKLAPVGGFAAETGAAVAILIATVMGIGISTTHTITGSIVGVGATRRLSAVRWGVAGRIVWAWVLTIPAAAFVGASTYWVLSVFGAR; from the coding sequence ATGGATTCAGCCCTGCTGGTCGTCACCGCGCTCGTCATCCTCGCGCTGGCGTTCGATTACATCAACGGATTTCACGACGCGGCGAATTCCATCGCCACCGTGGTCTCCACACGTGTCCTGACCCCCGGTCAAGCAGTCATCTGGGCGGCCTTCTTCAACTTCGTCGCCGCCTTCACCTTCGGAACCGCCGTCGCCAAGACCGTCGGCTCCGGCATGGTCGACCTCAAGGTCGTCACCTTTGCCGTGATCGGGGCCGGCCTCACCGGCGCCATCGTCTGGAACCTGATCACCTGGTACTTCGGCCTGCCCACCAGTTCGTCGCATGCGCTCTTTGGCGGATACGGTGGAGCGGCAGTGGCCAAGGCGGGCCTGCCGGCGATCCTCTGGTCGGGCTGGACGAAGACGCTCGTGTTCATCGTCGTCGCCCCGCTGGTCGGCATGTTCGTCGGCCTGGCCACGATGACCGCCACTTTCTGGATCTTCAGGCGGACCTCGCCGGCACGGGTCGATCAGCTCTTTCGAAAGCTCCAGCTGTTGTCGGCGGCGTTGTTCAGCCTGATGCACGGTGCCAACGACGCACAGAAGACGATGGGGATCATCACCGGTGTGCTCTTCACGGCCGGCTATATCTCCACCTTCGACGTGCCGATTTGGGTGGTGCTCGCGGCGCACCTGGCCATCGGCCTGGGCACGCTCTCTGGCGGCTGGCGCATCGTCCGGACGATGGGCACGAAGATCACGAAGCTGGCGCCAGTCGGCGGGTTCGCCGCGGAGACGGGTGCGGCGGTGGCCATCCTCATCGCCACGGTGATGGGCATCGGCATCAGCACGACGCACACGATCACCGGGTCCATTGTCGGCGTCGGGGCGACGCGGCGACTGTCGGCGGTGCGGTGGGGAGTGGCGGGCCGGATCGTCTGGGCGTGGGTCCTGACGATCCCGGCGGCAGCGTTTGTCGGTGCCTCGACCTACTGGGTGCTCTCGGTGTTCGGCGCCAGATAG
- a CDS encoding response regulator transcription factor: MTLAHSQGTTPPTWSVPGLTTTTTRILVVEDEQDIAGLIKHTLEREPDTVVTMVNSGDAALKAVAEQQPHLIVLDLNLPVLSGFEVCRILRSRPTTKQVPIIMLTARTTEVDRVSGLDLGADDYVTKPFSLRELAARVRAVLRRPQISPAQGPAATVYRGTHLTADFDAVAIHVAGQAVKLTRREFELLQCLVENRSRVLSRDRLLERVWGYDRSIETRSVDVHIGRLRAKLGTAGDQIETVVGLGYRFVDA; the protein is encoded by the coding sequence GTGACGCTGGCTCATTCGCAAGGCACCACCCCCCCGACCTGGTCCGTCCCAGGCCTCACGACGACCACGACCCGCATCCTCGTCGTCGAGGACGAACAAGACATCGCCGGCCTGATCAAGCACACGCTCGAACGCGAGCCGGATACCGTCGTGACGATGGTCAACAGCGGCGACGCGGCGCTCAAGGCCGTGGCCGAGCAGCAGCCACACCTGATCGTCCTCGACCTGAACCTGCCGGTCCTCTCGGGATTCGAGGTGTGCCGGATCCTGCGCTCGCGGCCGACGACCAAGCAGGTGCCGATCATCATGCTGACGGCGCGGACGACCGAGGTCGATCGCGTGTCCGGCCTCGACCTCGGCGCCGACGACTACGTCACCAAGCCGTTCAGCCTGCGTGAACTCGCGGCGCGCGTCCGCGCGGTGCTGCGGCGGCCGCAGATCTCGCCCGCACAGGGTCCGGCTGCGACCGTGTACCGCGGCACGCACCTGACCGCCGACTTCGATGCGGTGGCCATTCACGTCGCCGGCCAGGCGGTCAAGCTGACGCGGCGGGAGTTCGAGTTGCTGCAGTGCCTGGTGGAGAACAGGAGTCGCGTGCTCTCGCGCGATCGGCTGCTGGAGCGTGTGTGGGGCTACGACCGTTCGATCGAGACCCGATCGGTGGACGTGCACATCGGCCGGCTGCGGGCCAAGCTGGGAACCGCGGGCGATCAGATCGAGACGGTCGTCGGACTCGGCTATCGCTTCGTGGACGCCTGA